A portion of the Candidatus Binatia bacterium genome contains these proteins:
- a CDS encoding DUF47 family protein, protein MRLLPTTPKFFELFERQSATLLLGARALKDLAENFEDVEAKAHKIKQIESDGDQITHDLIDSLNRTFITPFDREDIHALASALDDVLDNIEGVASRFALFRVRELTPETRELILIIERACVAIHEAVKCLRNRKEVQKNLVEINKLENDADMISRDMTAKLFETAADFRELIKWKELYGRLEATTDDCEDVANIIEGIFVKNT, encoded by the coding sequence ATGCGCCTGCTGCCGACCACGCCCAAGTTCTTCGAGCTCTTCGAGCGCCAGTCCGCCACGCTGCTCCTGGGGGCACGGGCCCTCAAGGACCTGGCGGAGAACTTCGAGGACGTCGAAGCGAAGGCGCACAAGATCAAGCAGATCGAGAGCGATGGGGACCAGATCACGCACGACCTCATCGACAGCCTGAACCGGACCTTCATCACCCCCTTCGACCGGGAAGACATCCACGCCCTCGCGAGCGCGCTCGACGACGTGCTCGACAACATCGAAGGCGTCGCCAGCCGGTTCGCGCTCTTCCGCGTGCGCGAGCTGACCCCCGAGACGCGCGAGCTGATCCTGATCATCGAGCGGGCGTGTGTGGCCATCCACGAGGCCGTGAAGTGTCTCCGGAACCGCAAGGAAGTTCAGAAGAACCTGGTCGAGATCAACAAGCTCGAGAATGATGCCGACATGATCTCGCGCGACATGACGGCCAAGCTCTTCGAGACGGCCGCGGATTTCCGGGAGCTGATCAAGTGGAAGGAGCTGTACGGGCGCCTCGAGGCCACCACGGACGACTGCGAAGACGTGGCCAACATCATCGAAGGCATCTTCGTCAAGAACACCTGA